One window of Desulfitobacterium chlororespirans DSM 11544 genomic DNA carries:
- a CDS encoding GNAT family N-acetyltransferase yields MFEYVFINMDNPLYQQAVDLRYRIFFRPWNIKQEIIFDSYEDTAIHMICLTGGKVNGYARLNYEGQEAILSQIVVDEECRNQGLGSELVKRLVDKARLDKKDRVTLSAKVEATKFYEKFAFVVTGDSFSSPKTGLPHIKMILQL; encoded by the coding sequence ATGTTTGAATATGTATTTATAAATATGGATAACCCCTTATATCAACAGGCCGTGGATTTGCGTTACCGGATCTTTTTTAGGCCATGGAATATTAAGCAAGAGATAATCTTTGACTCATATGAGGACACAGCAATTCATATGATTTGTCTTACAGGAGGAAAAGTTAATGGATATGCCAGATTGAATTATGAAGGTCAGGAGGCAATATTATCACAGATAGTTGTGGATGAGGAATGTCGGAATCAAGGTTTGGGAAGTGAATTGGTAAAGCGTTTAGTTGATAAAGCCCGCTTGGATAAAAAAGATAGAGTAACCTTAAGCGCAAAGGTTGAGGCAACCAAGTTTTATGAAAAATTCGCTTTTGTGGTCACTGGAGATAGTTTTTCATCCCCTAAAACAGGACTTCCTCATATTAAAATGATTCTGCAATTATAG
- a CDS encoding GNAT family N-acetyltransferase, translating into MSEVIIRLCERDDLSDVVKLMNELREVAQGDEIAFRDVNKIFTEMEQRPGLYLNVVAEISGKVVGFISAIFYRTVFHKGGTALINELIITQAERGKGIGKRLVQMVQEEALKRGFDEVEVGTERANEGAQGFYRRCGFNEEYVLLGMEFK; encoded by the coding sequence ATGTCGGAAGTAATTATCAGACTGTGTGAGAGGGATGATTTGTCTGATGTAGTTAAGTTGATGAATGAGCTTAGGGAAGTAGCCCAAGGTGATGAAATCGCCTTCCGAGACGTGAACAAAATCTTTACGGAAATGGAGCAACGACCAGGGCTATATTTAAATGTAGTTGCGGAGATTTCGGGAAAAGTGGTAGGATTCATTTCCGCGATTTTCTATAGAACGGTTTTTCATAAGGGTGGTACGGCACTCATTAATGAGTTGATCATTACCCAGGCTGAGCGTGGGAAAGGAATCGGCAAAAGGTTGGTTCAAATGGTTCAAGAGGAAGCTTTAAAAAGAGGCTTTGATGAAGTTGAAGTAGGAACAGAGAGGGCCAATGAAGGAGCGCAGGGATTCTATCGAAGATGTGGTTTCAATGAGGAATATGTATTATTGGGAATGGAGTTTAAATGA